AGTCGCGCAGGCTGGATGCACGCACCTTGTACTTGAATAAACAACTTGAGCCTGCCAAATGGAGCCGTGCTTCGATAATTCGTATACTGGATGACATTAAATTCGTTCAGCAACAACATCCCTGTGGCCTATACCACCTTGATTGTTCTAGTTATCATTTGGTGCATTTTCTGCTCAAGCTTGTAGAGTTTGGTCTGGAAAAAGAGTTTCCCGAGCCGGCGAGTATTATTCATGCTTACGAATTCACTCCAGCCAACGTCAGAGCTTTTTTAATAGATAGATTCAATTGCCCGGTTATTGATCTTTTCGGTAGTACTGAATTAGGATATCTATTTTATAATGACCGTCAGGGACAATATTACCCCCATACGAATAAAATGCATCTTGAACTTATTCCACTGGAAGAAGGAAGCACAATTTACAGCCTTATCGTTTCCAGCATTCGAAATCCCTGGATGCCTCTTATTCGTTATCGTTCTGGTGATTGTGTTCAAACAACAGATAACACAGCAGATCCAAACAAAGTCAGGCGAGTTTGCGGCCGGGAAAAAGAGATGCTGGTTACAAATAAGAGGCTTATGTCACAGGCAGATTTTGACGATTTGATAGCAATTTTCGCGAGCAATATTTTCATTTACCATCTGCATAAAAAAAACTCGAACACACTAGAACTCTCCTATACAACATTTAACGCTGAACCTGTTGCTGCGGATAATATCAATAAATTGAAACAAGCCATAAGCACGACAACAGGAATGTCCGTATCAATTACCTGGTGCACATTTATGGGCATTGGGAAATCGGGGAAATACGCATGGATATCGCAATGAATACACCGAAAATCTACTTTGATCAATTCCCCTCTTTGCTAGGTGATAATATTTTTTCCGAAGTTACACATTACACTGTAATGCAAAAAAGTGTCGTACAGCAGGAAGCTGAACAACAGGTTATTGAGTGTCTCAAGTTTCTTTATCTGACATCATCATTTCCAGAACAGTTAAGTGGACTCTTTCTTCCTGTCGAGCAAGCTATAGATGATGTATGGCACTACCTTATTTTGCAGACCCGTGAATACCGCACACTTTGTGAAAAAAAACTCCCCGGGCAATTCTTTATCGAGCACCGTAGTATGCCCTATGAGAATTATGGTCAAAAAGCTGACAGGGAGAAAATGATTGAGGAAGCTTTACGCTGGATCCCAATATATCGCAATACATTCGGAGGTTTTGACGCACAATCTGCCCCACACTGGACCATGGTAAGGTATCTACACGAACAGTTGGGAATGACATTGTTAGAAATTAACGGTCTTGATACCAGGACAACCTGATGGCGACAGAACATACCGTTATTGTTACTGGAAGTCGCTCCGTCAGCCATGGTGCACTGATAGTTATTTTACTCGCCCAATTGATCCTCGTCGTTGATGGCACCGTTGTCTATATGGCGCTACCCAGTATTGCTATGGAGCTTGATTTCCCGACAACAACGTTGTCATGGGTTCTGAACGCATACATGCTGACTTTCGGCGGACTTATGCTACTCGGTGGATGTGCTGGCAGTCATCTGGGGCATAAGCGTATTTTTATCACCGCTAATATGCTATTCATTGCGGCATCCTGTGCTGCCGGCATTGCCGGCACACCGCTATGGCTTATTATCACCCGGGGGCTACAGGGCATAGCTGCCGCTTTTGCAGCCCCCTCAGCATTTGCATTACTGATGATTCTGTTTGCACAGAAGCATAGCAGAGAGAGGGCCTTAAGGTTGTACACTGCTGTTTCTGGTGTAGGCAGTGCTGCTGGCCTGGTTTTAGGAGGAATACTGACCAGCTATTTTTCATGGCGTTATGTATTCTTCATCAACCTGCCGATTGGAGTATTGCTCCTCATGGGGGGAATTCACTACCTGCCAACCGACAAGCAAAAATCAGGAAAACGGCTGGATATTGCAGGTGCATTGACCTGCACAACTGGAATGTTTTTGTTGGTCTATGGGCTGATACAGGCAGCGGAAAAAAATCCTGGCTACGCTGGAAATTCTGTAATCGCAGCGCTGTTGATTTTGGCTTTATTCGTGATAATAGAAAAACGATCTCAGGATCCTGTTCTGCCTCTTAGCCTGTTCAGCAATTCTCT
The nucleotide sequence above comes from Buttiauxella selenatireducens. Encoded proteins:
- a CDS encoding MFS transporter; its protein translation is MATEHTVIVTGSRSVSHGALIVILLAQLILVVDGTVVYMALPSIAMELDFPTTTLSWVLNAYMLTFGGLMLLGGCAGSHLGHKRIFITANMLFIAASCAAGIAGTPLWLIITRGLQGIAAAFAAPSAFALLMILFAQKHSRERALRLYTAVSGVGSAAGLVLGGILTSYFSWRYVFFINLPIGVLLLMGGIHYLPTDKQKSGKRLDIAGALTCTTGMFLLVYGLIQAAEKNPGYAGNSVIAALLILALFVIIEKRSQDPVLPLSLFSNSLRTGAYLSKFMMIGGMLGTFFFLTQYCQTQLGYSALETALLFLPLSLSQLIMVVYGCPRLLRALGPRKLLLCGFSLAIAGMLWLCLVATDSLQIIDLLPAVILLGMGSGAALVPLAILGTSDITSSEVGAASGVVNATHYLGGAVGTAVIICVADFVLPSILDMQGSSSNQMVISAVCSMLFFACSILLTLFTMRD